A section of the Candidatus Aegiribacteria sp. genome encodes:
- a CDS encoding 4Fe-4S dicluster domain-containing protein, which translates to MKGALLESGKEIRSLLIDLMKNALSSGAVSSVMIPSRGAENSFPWILAYDVSALDKAEPVPPVMSVQGAKALASFTQSTEKEKMLAVMRPCEARAAIELSKLEQIDLNNIIILTMDCPGAVPLSDFGEDGIMEPDFRKPETIRPLCGQCSSFTSEGDVCLARSGNDRILVPLTEKGQELLDSLGMKAESDTSAWMEWTKDLRKERQKIKTDAEDNLKNAYGGLNGLTEVFSGCIGCRNCRTVCPICYCRLCFIDMKDRRSPASAYLERSSNAGAAKLLSNTLLFHIGRMAHMSLSCVSCGMCEDACPSDIPIGRLVSMVSSNTTDIFDYSAGSNPEDPLPLNTFKLEELHEYEN; encoded by the coding sequence ATGAAGGGCGCATTGTTGGAATCAGGAAAAGAAATAAGATCCTTACTCATCGATCTGATGAAGAATGCTCTGAGCAGCGGTGCTGTCAGTTCTGTAATGATCCCTTCAAGAGGAGCTGAGAACTCATTTCCATGGATTCTCGCATACGATGTTTCCGCTCTGGATAAAGCTGAACCTGTTCCTCCAGTCATGTCAGTTCAGGGAGCGAAAGCCCTGGCCTCTTTCACCCAGTCCACTGAAAAGGAAAAAATGCTGGCCGTTATGCGCCCGTGTGAAGCAAGGGCTGCAATCGAGCTTTCAAAACTTGAGCAGATCGACCTTAACAACATCATCATCCTCACTATGGATTGCCCGGGAGCGGTACCTCTTTCCGATTTCGGTGAGGATGGCATCATGGAACCGGACTTCCGTAAGCCGGAAACCATCCGCCCCCTCTGCGGGCAATGCTCCAGCTTCACCTCGGAAGGTGACGTGTGCCTGGCACGCAGCGGAAACGATCGGATATTGGTTCCCCTGACTGAAAAAGGACAGGAGCTTCTCGACTCACTCGGCATGAAGGCGGAATCTGATACTTCAGCATGGATGGAATGGACGAAGGATCTCAGGAAAGAACGACAGAAGATAAAGACGGATGCTGAGGATAATCTAAAAAACGCATACGGCGGACTGAACGGATTGACCGAGGTTTTCAGCGGATGCATCGGTTGCCGAAACTGCCGAACTGTATGTCCCATATGCTACTGCAGGTTATGCTTCATAGATATGAAAGACAGGCGTTCACCCGCTTCCGCATATCTTGAGCGTTCCAGCAATGCCGGAGCAGCAAAGTTATTATCGAATACGCTTCTCTTCCATATCGGCAGAATGGCACACATGAGCCTTTCATGCGTATCATGCGGAATGTGCGAAGATGCCTGTCCTTCCGATATACCAATCGGCAGGCTTGTCAGCATGGTTTCAAGCAACACCACTGATATTTTCGATTACAGCGCTGGAAGTAATCCTGAAGACCCTCTTCCCCTCAATACTTTCAAACTTGAAGAACTTCATGAGTACGAAAACTAG
- a CDS encoding 4Fe-4S binding protein: MRTGVFVCSCGPNIGDKIDIEKIAEEVSKIEGVVLSETYGLLCSPDGKRYMAEKISENNLDRIVVAACSPREHEETFMKVCETAGLNPFMMQMANIREQVAWVTQDKVSATEKALRLVKGAINRTSRHKPLEKTSIVCNPEVVVIGGGTAGMTTSLLLADADRRITIIERSPSPGGSVTPENEELVKDLSAKVAERSEIKVITGLEPEEIVGFFGNFIVRLGEDYDEIRAGAVVLATGCSEDENAGGIASEGFREIAEMLRISTDQDGFPSREHDSLAPVSTPIDGVYVAGCAGGYCNLKEAISQSEAVAGTILSSLVPGREVETEPRTSVISETLCRGCMTCMEVCGFGAISFDEEKLVCSVNSVLCKGCGNCAGACPSGAIRAQHFTPDQISYQMAGVLR, translated from the coding sequence ATGAGAACCGGCGTTTTCGTATGCAGCTGCGGTCCCAATATCGGTGATAAAATTGATATCGAGAAGATCGCTGAAGAAGTTTCTAAAATCGAGGGCGTTGTACTCTCGGAAACGTACGGCCTGCTCTGCTCACCTGACGGAAAAAGGTACATGGCAGAAAAAATTTCGGAAAACAACCTGGACAGGATAGTTGTAGCAGCATGTTCCCCGCGGGAACATGAAGAAACGTTCATGAAAGTCTGTGAAACTGCCGGACTGAACCCCTTCATGATGCAGATGGCAAATATACGGGAACAGGTCGCATGGGTAACACAAGATAAAGTATCCGCGACCGAGAAAGCTCTGAGACTCGTAAAGGGTGCCATAAACAGGACCAGCCGCCATAAACCTCTTGAGAAAACCAGTATTGTCTGTAATCCTGAAGTGGTGGTGATTGGTGGCGGAACAGCTGGTATGACTACTTCCCTTCTTCTTGCGGATGCCGACAGAAGAATAACTATTATCGAAAGAAGCCCTTCTCCCGGCGGTTCTGTAACCCCTGAGAATGAAGAACTTGTAAAGGACCTTTCGGCAAAAGTGGCAGAGCGAAGTGAGATAAAGGTAATAACCGGACTGGAACCGGAGGAAATCGTGGGTTTCTTCGGAAATTTCATCGTTAGACTCGGCGAAGACTACGATGAGATCAGAGCCGGGGCGGTTGTTCTGGCAACAGGATGTTCGGAAGATGAAAATGCTGGAGGCATCGCTTCAGAAGGATTCAGGGAGATTGCTGAAATGCTGCGAATCTCAACCGATCAGGATGGATTCCCCTCAAGAGAACATGATTCCCTGGCGCCGGTGTCGACGCCTATCGACGGAGTTTACGTGGCCGGTTGCGCGGGCGGATACTGCAACCTCAAAGAAGCGATATCACAATCGGAGGCGGTAGCGGGAACGATACTCTCCTCTCTCGTACCTGGAAGGGAAGTTGAAACCGAGCCCAGAACATCCGTTATCTCCGAAACCCTGTGCCGCGGATGCATGACCTGTATGGAGGTGTGCGGTTTCGGAGCGATATCCTTCGATGAGGAAAAATTGGTCTGCTCTGTAAACAGCGTCTTGTGCAAAGGATGCGGCAACTGCGCTGGTGCATGTCCTTCCGGGGCCATCAGGGCTCAACATTTCACCCCCGACCAGATAAGTTACCAGATGGCAGGAGTTCTGAGATGA
- a CDS encoding NAD(P)-binding protein, with product MATDVLVIGAGVAGMKASLLLSSAGRHVHLLESSSIIGGRLIRCEDIFPAMECATCMVSPMQQEVLRDDLIDVITLGEVLSVKGSKGDFRVRILQRASCVDPVACIGCAECWNACPVEKNNDFEESLSKRKAISVPCAGALPNVPWIDRDICLRWSGDENCSLCSEACVFEAVDYSDEDSETEVAVSDIILATGFQPSPGKLFEQFLWGSNAGVFTSSEFERYYSSNGPTSGELVTKDGLKPESAAIIVHAGGTGSYSSINTMYSLKFLHYLKEKLPDIRPVVLLDASYCPDALEDRYHQKWRSAEADVVRYTRIPEVHDSEDEKKLSIACNTSEGIFSAEADLLVLGTTMLPSSGTTSFIELLGIEDNEDGFAVNPDPEHSSVLTSVPGILAAGCASGPLDITASVTSAAAAVGRILANSKGGV from the coding sequence TCGTCATAGGAGCCGGCGTTGCGGGAATGAAGGCATCTCTCCTTCTATCCTCGGCCGGAAGGCATGTTCATCTTCTCGAGAGTTCTTCCATAATAGGCGGCAGGCTCATCCGCTGTGAGGATATCTTTCCCGCGATGGAATGTGCCACATGCATGGTTTCACCCATGCAGCAGGAAGTTCTCCGAGACGATCTCATAGATGTGATTACTCTTGGAGAAGTATTATCCGTCAAGGGTTCAAAAGGTGATTTCCGGGTAAGGATATTACAAAGAGCTTCGTGTGTGGATCCTGTGGCATGCATTGGCTGTGCGGAATGCTGGAATGCCTGCCCGGTTGAGAAAAACAACGATTTCGAGGAAAGCCTTTCGAAAAGAAAGGCCATTTCCGTTCCCTGTGCCGGAGCCCTGCCCAACGTCCCCTGGATAGACAGGGATATCTGTCTCAGATGGAGCGGTGATGAAAACTGCAGCCTGTGCTCAGAAGCCTGTGTTTTCGAAGCTGTAGATTATTCAGATGAAGATTCTGAGACTGAAGTAGCCGTATCGGATATAATACTGGCAACAGGTTTCCAGCCGTCCCCCGGAAAATTGTTTGAGCAATTCCTTTGGGGAAGCAACGCTGGTGTATTCACCTCATCCGAATTCGAACGGTACTACTCGTCAAACGGTCCCACATCAGGAGAACTGGTTACAAAGGACGGGTTGAAACCAGAGTCCGCCGCGATAATAGTTCATGCGGGAGGAACAGGAAGTTACTCGAGTATCAATACTATGTACTCCCTCAAATTCCTTCATTATCTGAAAGAGAAGCTCCCCGATATCCGCCCTGTGGTTTTGCTTGACGCATCCTACTGTCCCGACGCACTTGAAGACAGATACCATCAGAAATGGAGGAGCGCTGAAGCTGACGTTGTGCGATACACTCGGATTCCAGAAGTACATGATAGTGAAGACGAAAAAAAACTGAGTATTGCCTGCAACACATCTGAAGGTATCTTTTCGGCTGAAGCTGATCTGCTTGTGCTTGGCACAACAATGCTTCCCTCATCCGGGACAACGAGTTTTATCGAACTGCTTGGCATTGAAGACAATGAAGACGGATTCGCGGTAAATCCCGATCCGGAACATTCTTCTGTACTGACCTCCGTTCCGGGCATCTTAGCGGCGGGATGCGCCAGCGGTCCTTTGGACATCACAGCTTCCGTAACCAGTGCCGCTGCCGCGGTAGGCAGGATTCTGGCGAATTCAAAAGGGGGAGTATGA